A single genomic interval of Celeribacter indicus harbors:
- the murG gene encoding undecaprenyldiphospho-muramoylpentapeptide beta-N-acetylglucosaminyltransferase gives MTEQAPLLVIAAGGTGGHMFPAQALAEVMLARGWRVKLSTDARGARYTGAFPTAVEIETVPSATFARGGVLARAAVPFRIGGGVVSAMVKFLSDRPKAVVGFGGYPSIPAIAAATLLKIPRMIHEQNGILGRVNEVFAKRVDCVACGTWPTELPEGVKAFHTGNPVRGAILEKYAAPYITPGDYPMEILVLGGSQGARILSDVVPEAIAGLPAATLANLRVSQQARPEDLERVAAFYDARGIQADVRTFFEDVPKRMSEAQLVVSRAGASTVADLSVIGRPSVLIPFAAAAGDHQTANARGLAEADAAIMIPESQLTPDSLREQIAAVLGHPEGALMMSQAALSVAKPQAAQDLAALVEQLAFPSAPPAV, from the coding sequence ATGACCGAGCAAGCTCCCCTTCTCGTGATCGCGGCGGGCGGCACCGGCGGGCACATGTTCCCCGCGCAGGCGCTGGCCGAGGTGATGCTGGCGCGCGGCTGGCGGGTGAAACTCTCGACCGACGCGCGGGGCGCGCGCTACACCGGCGCCTTCCCGACGGCGGTGGAGATCGAGACCGTTCCCTCCGCCACCTTCGCCCGCGGCGGGGTGCTCGCCAGGGCGGCGGTTCCCTTCCGGATCGGCGGCGGCGTGGTCTCGGCCATGGTGAAATTCCTCTCCGACAGGCCGAAGGCGGTGGTCGGCTTCGGCGGTTACCCGTCGATCCCCGCGATCGCGGCGGCGACGCTGCTGAAGATCCCGCGCATGATCCACGAACAGAACGGCATCCTGGGGCGGGTCAACGAGGTCTTTGCCAAGCGCGTGGACTGCGTCGCCTGCGGCACCTGGCCGACCGAACTCCCCGAGGGGGTGAAGGCCTTCCACACCGGCAATCCGGTGCGCGGGGCGATCCTCGAGAAATACGCCGCCCCCTATATCACGCCCGGCGATTATCCGATGGAGATCCTCGTGCTCGGCGGTTCGCAGGGCGCGCGGATCCTGTCGGACGTGGTGCCGGAGGCGATCGCGGGTCTCCCCGCGGCCACGCTCGCCAATCTGCGCGTGAGCCAGCAGGCACGGCCCGAGGATCTCGAGCGTGTCGCGGCGTTCTATGACGCGCGGGGCATCCAGGCCGACGTGCGGACCTTCTTCGAGGACGTGCCGAAGCGGATGAGCGAGGCGCAGCTCGTCGTCTCCCGCGCGGGCGCCTCCACGGTGGCGGATCTCTCGGTCATCGGCCGGCCTTCCGTCCTCATCCCCTTTGCCGCCGCCGCGGGCGACCACCAGACGGCGAATGCGCGCGGCCTTGCCGAGGCCGATGCCGCGATCATGATCCCCGAGAGCCAGCTCACGCCCGACAGCCTGCGCGAGCAGATTGCGGCGGTGCTCGGCCATCCCGAGGGCGCGCTGATGATGTCGCAGGCGGCGCTCTCCGTCGCCAAGCCGCAGGCGGCGCAGGATCTCGCCGCGCTGGTCGAGCAATTGGCCTTTCCTTCCGCGCCACCGGCCGTATAA